The Acinonyx jubatus isolate Ajub_Pintada_27869175 chromosome D1, VMU_Ajub_asm_v1.0, whole genome shotgun sequence genome includes a window with the following:
- the LOC106966076 gene encoding olfactory receptor 51E2 — MSSCNFTHTTFVLIGIPGLEEAHFWIGFPLLSMYAVAVFGNCIVVFIVRTERSLHAPMYLFLCMLAAIDLALSTSTMPKILALFWFDSREITYDACIAQMFFIHALSAIESTILLAMAFDRYIAICHPLRHAAVLNNTVTAQIGMVAVVRGSLFFIPLPLLIKRLAFCHSNVLSHSYCVHQDMMKLAYADTLPNEVYGLTAILLVMGVDVLFISLSYFLIIRTVLQLPSKSERAKAFGTCVSHIGVVLAFYVPLIGLSVVHRFGKGLDPIVHVLMGDVYLLLPPVINPIIYGAKTKKIRTRMLAMFKISCDKDPQAVGSR, encoded by the coding sequence TCTGGATCGGCTTCCCCCTGCTTTCAATGTATGCTGTAGCAGTGTTTGGAAACTGCATCGTGGTGTTCATCGTAAGGACGGAGCGCAGCCTGCATGCTCCCATGTACCTCTTTCTCTGCATGTTGGCAGCCATTGACCTGGCATTGTCCACATCCACCATGCCCAAGATCCTCGCCCTCTTCTGGTTTGATTCCCGGGAGATTACCTATGATGCCTGCATTGCCCAGATGTTTTTTATTCATGCCCTCTCAGCTATTGAGTCCACCATCCTGCTGGCCATGGCCTTTGACCGTTATATAGCCATCTGTCACCCACTACGCCACGCAGCAGTGCTCAACAATACAGTAACAGCCCAGATTGGCATGGTGGCCGTGGTCCGTGGATCCCTCTTCTTTATCCCACTGCCTCTGCTCATCAAGCGGCTGGCCTTCTGCCACTCCAATGTGCTCTCACACTCCTATTGCGTGCACCAGGATATGATGAAGTTGGCCTATGCCGACACATTGCCCAATGAGGTCTATGGTCTTACTGCCATTCTGCTGGTTATGGGCGTGGATGTCCTCTTCATCTCCTTGTCGTATTTTCTGATTATACGAACAGTTCTACAACTGCCTTCCAAGTCAGAGCGGGCCAAGGCTTTTGGAACCTGTGTGTCACACATCGGTGTGGTTTTAGCCTTCTATGTTCCTCTCATTGGACTCTCAGTGGTTCACCGTTTTGGAAAAGGCCTTGACCCCATCGTGCATGTTCTTATGGGTGATGTCTATCTACTTCTGCCTCCTGTGATCAATCCCATCATCTACGGTGCCAAGACCAAAAAGATCAGAACTCGGATGCTAGCTATGTTCAAGATCAGCTGTGACAAGGACCCTCAGGCTGTGGGAAGCAGGTGA